A stretch of Gambusia affinis linkage group LG10, SWU_Gaff_1.0, whole genome shotgun sequence DNA encodes these proteins:
- the il12rb2 gene encoding interleukin-12 receptor subunit beta-2, with protein sequence MMFLSWSVTVVAVALLVVQQCAGEATSCVMWSSAGAVVQRGSSFVVYCTFIPECRTQRSLYIDTNIKSTHERLNDTTIFLRVENIMEKRTYSCSSDCNPPLDVCGLDITAGYPPDKPKSISCICRILKNGTQSVNCSWDRGRDTYLDNSFVVQVGTVSGNQTRRLVYNVSGKGTELISASFTLPRPVQLMSVQIQAQNSLGSVNSSIVSYNLSDIVMPSTPVVHQVECSSRNCTIKVEQPARSAHLQVEYREERQRDWTTYPDSAGLTTSLEAKHVSSLEPCSVYGFRARSRFSTGLWSQWSSTVSSATKEEAPAQHLDVWLAAGPDFRSMRVYWNESNMSVCRGSIVQYTIRVNSDNLTVVTNVSADLRNRSVPFCSDCEVTVQAVNSQGSSPPATMTTRHTTAKSILDVQVTVGNHTVAISWRKAEAAPAYYVVEWYPEGHMLDDLRWARLDGNENFVTVTDINPWECYEGAVYAFYNQSSVSRTSFKQIATLEAAPEMGPSVQDKVEGKRVTVSWTQLRRAQRRGCITKFTIYLQNSRGVQTLYSAEGSQRSYPIEGLSPDSYSLWISASTSKGEGPPGQKIKFYIEEDDHLSPVLMCAFVTMMVLFTLCLWKSSAVKHRFKEIFQCLMPDVVPDPANSKWAKECTKDKGKMNLHLPSHNSSFADPEEETILVDVEELCRRMGDSSSPRSDRSAFPPESCEGQGTELSVLLYPPLTTYIKSLSHDSDSSGHTQTSLDTNTTVDYISSHGQDNLDNYDQEDEEEFPGMQFFPSLSILMEPGGFGGKLTLDAVKIDCGDFFQNA encoded by the exons ATGATGTTCCTCTCATGGTCTGTTACGGTCGTCGCGGTTGCCTTGCTGGTCGTGCAGCAGTGCGCAG GTGAGGCGACGTCCTGTGTGATGTGGTCCAGTGCCGGAGCCGTGGTGCAGCGAGGCTCCAGCTTCGTGGTGTACTGCACCTTCATCCCCGAGTGTAGGACCCAGAGATCCCTGTACATCGACACCAACATCAAATCCACACACGAACGGCTCAACGACACAACCATATTCCTGAGGGTGGAGAACATTATGGAGAAGAGGACATACAGCTGTTCGTCTGACTGCAACCCACCGCTGGACGTCTGCGGACTGGACATCACAGCTGGAT ACCCACCAGATAAGCCCAAAAGCATCTCATGCATCTGCAGGATCCTCAAAAATGGCACCCAGAGTGTGAATTGCTCCTGGGACAGAGGAAGGGACACTTACCTTGACAACAGCTTCGTGGTGCA GGTTGGAACTGTAAGTGGAAACCAAACGAGACGACTGGTCTATAACGTGTCCGGCAAGGGGACCGAGTTGATTTCTGCCAGTTTCACTTTGCCCAGACCTGTCCAGCTCATGTCGGTGCAGATTCAAGCCCAGAACTCCCTGGGTTCTGTTAATTCCTCCATTGTCAGCTACAACCTCAGTGACATCG TGATGCCCTCGACGCCCGTTGTTCATCAAGTCGAGTGCTCTTCCAGGAACTGCACCATCAAAGTGGAACAGCCTGCGAGGTCTGCGCATCTGCAGGTCGAGTACCGAGAAGAGCGGCAGCGGGACTGGACCACTTATCCAGACTCT GCTGGACTGACGACTTCACTGGAGGCCAAGCACGTCTCCTCCCTGGAGCCCTGCAGCGTGTACGGCTTCAGAGCGCGGTCCAGATTCAGCACCGGCCTGTGGAGCCAGTGGAGCTCAACCGTCTCCAGCGCGACTAAAGAAGAGG cTCCTGCCCAACATCTGGACGTGTGGCTCGCTGCTGGCCCCGACTTCAGATCCATGAGAGTCTACTGGAAC GAGTCCAACATGTCCGTCTGCAGAGGGAGCATCGTTCAGTACACCATCAGAGTGAACAGCGACAACCTGACGGTCGTCACGAACGTCAGCGCTGACTTGAGGAACCGCTCTGTCCCGTTCTGCTCCGACTGCGAAGTGACGGTGCAGGCTGTGAACTCTCAAGGCTCGTCGCCTCCTGCAACCATGACAACGCGCCACACAACAG CCAAGTCGATTCTTGACGTTCAAGTAACAGTGGGGAACCACACTGTCGCCATCTCCTGGAGGAAAGCTGAAGCTGCACCCGCCTACTATGTGGTGGAGTGGTACCCGGAGGGGCACATGTTGGACGACCTCAGATGGGCCAGACTGGACGGGAATGAAAACTTTGTCACCGTCACGG ATATTAATCCATGGGAGTGCTATGAAGGAGCGGTGTATGCTTTCTACAACCAGAGCTCCGTCAGCAGGACCAGCTTTAAACAGATCGCCACGTTGGAAGCAG CTCCAGAAATGGGTCCGTCGGTCCAAGACAAGGTGGAGGGGAAAAGGGTGACGGTGTCCTGGACGCAGCTTCGCAGGGCGCAGCGCAGGGGATGCATCACAAAGTTCACCATCTACCTGCAGAACAGCCGAGGAGTCCAGACGCTTT ACTCAGCAGAAGGGTCACAGAGGTCGTATCCCATCGAAGGCCTTTCTCCTGATTCCTACAGTTTGTGGATCAGCGCTTCCACTTCGAAAGGAGAAGGTCCTCCCGGTCAGAAGATCAAGTTCTACATCGAGG AAGACGACCATCTCTCCCCTGTGCTGATGTGTGCATTCGTCACCATGATGGTTCTGTTTACTCTGTGTCTGTGGAAGAGCTCAGCAGTAAAGCATAG GTTCAAAGAGATTTTCCAGTGTCTGATGCCTGATGTTGTGCCAGACCCTGCAAACAGCAAGTGGGCAAAAGAGTGCACCAAAGACAAg GGCAAGATGAACCTGCATCTCCCGTCTCACAACTCCAGTTTCGCTGACCCGGAAGAAGAGACCATCCTGGTGGACGTGGAGGAGCTCTGCAGGCGGATGGGGGACTCCTCCTCGCCCAGGAGCGACCGCTCGGCGTTCCCTCCTGAGAGCTGCGAGGGCCAAGGGACCGAGCTGTCGGTTCTGCTCTATCCTCCTCTGACCACCTACATCAAAAGCCTCTCGCACGACTCGGACAGCTCCGGCCACACGCAGACCTCCCTGGACACGAACACGACCGTCGACTACATCTCGTCCCACGGGCAGGACAATCTGGACAACTACGAccaggaggatgaggaggagttTCCAGGGATGCAGTTTTTCCCCAGCCTCAGCATCCTCATGGAGCCCGGGGGCTTTGGAGGGAAGCTGACCTTGGACGCAGTGAAAATCGACTGCGGTGACTTCTTTCAGAATGCTTAG